The proteins below come from a single Megalops cyprinoides isolate fMegCyp1 chromosome 5, fMegCyp1.pri, whole genome shotgun sequence genomic window:
- the depdc1b gene encoding DEP domain-containing protein 1B yields the protein LTEENSKMIGPGPYRATKLWNEIIKLFRGGMPLRRHWVHFRSYDNSFTGTEAVDWLHELLKRNHNFGPEVTRYQTLQLLRKFLKNHVIEDVKGRYGKEDFEDNGQVYRFPPSSPLKPLPQRPPLTESSFLPKLPNWDDYEEVTIQDKIPMRPLVLNSESWNKRHSIAIGEVHECKLIRRREITQRHVDQIWKSMTLAHLQRVLGLKSLDGVLDAKLINPKHIVHNVYTVNKQGVVVLKDKSEDLPHWVLSAMKCLANWPNGSETKQPMYPGFEKDVLRTVADYFQKLREPLLTFQLYEVFVNILGLLQKQQVAADALQVCCLLLPPANRRKLQLLMRLMARVCHNPRLPALNDAIGTRTLMVQTFSRCILCSEDEVDLDELLATKLVTFMMDNHEDVLKVPARLQRAVEEHVAHLRRVQIKYAGADTDSSLVSPSYCRQISKEEFEEQRASSSQGPMAELLEGIIKDKDLSVKDKKKKLKQFQRSYPDVYRRRFPTAESEATALPERPPRLRPQLKFLALKKSFQPFQRSWSFRA from the exons TGGAATGAAATCATCAAGCTGTTCCGCGGAGGCATGCCGCTGCGCCGGCACTGGGTCCACTTCCGCAGCTACGACAACAGCTTCACCGGCACCGAGGCCGTGGACTGGCTGCACGAACTGCTCAAGCGCAACCACAACTTCGGACCCGAGGTGACGCGCTACCAGACGCTGCAGCTGCTGCGCAAGTTCCTGAAGAACCACGTCATCGAGGACGTCAAGGGCCGCTACGGCAAAGAGGACTTTGAGGACAACGGACAGGTGTACAG gtttcCCCCCTCGTCTCCTCTCAAACCTTTGCCTCAGCGTCCACCACTGACTGAGAGCAGTTTCCTCCCAAAGTTACCCAACTGGGACGATTATGAGGAAGTGACCATCCAGGACAAGATTCCCATGAGACCCCTTGTTCTG AACTCTGAGTCGTGGAACAAGAGGCACAGCATCGCCATCGGGGAGGTACACGAATGCAAACTTATCCGGAGAAGAGAGATCACTCAGCGACATGTGGACCAGATCTGGAAGTCCATGACATTAGCACA CTTACAGAGGGTCTTGGGCCTGAAGTCACTGGATGGAGTGTTGGATGCAAAGCTGATCAACCCCAAGCACATCGTTCACAACGTCTACACTGTTAACAAGCAGGGTGTCGTAGTGCTTAAAGACAAATCAG AAGATCTACCTCATTGGGTTTTATCGGCTATGAAGTGCCTGGCGAACT GGCCCAACGGCAGTGAAACCAAGCAGCCCATGTACCCCGGGTTCGAGAAGGACGTCCTGAGGACGGTGGCTGACTACTTCCAGAAGCTGAGAGAGCCACTGCTGACCTTCCAGCTGTATGAGGTTTTCGTCAATATCCTTG GCCTCCTCCAGAAGCAGCAGGTGGCCGCCGACGCCCTACAGGTCTGCTGCCTCCTGCTGCCCCCGGCCAACCGGCggaagctgcagctgctgatgcGCCTCATGGCGCGCGTCTGCCACAACCCCCGGCTCCCTGCGCTCAACGACGCCATCGGGACCCGCACGCTG ATGGTCCAGACATTCTCTCGCTGCATCCTCTGCTCGGAGGATGAGGTCGACCTCGACGAGCTGCTGGCCACCAAGCTGGTCACCTTCATGATGGACAACCACGAGGACGTCCTCAAGGTCCCCGCCCGTCTGCAGAGGGCGGTCGAGGAGCACGTGGCCCACCTGCGGAGGGTCCAG ATCAAGTACGCTGGTGCAGACACGGACTCCTCCCTGGTCTCGCCCTCCTACTGCAGGCAGATCAGCAAGGAGGAGTTTGAGGAGCAGCGGGCCAGCAGCTCGCAGGGCCCCATGGCGGAGCTGCTAGAGGGGATCATCAAAGACAAGGACCTGTCCGTCaaggacaagaagaagaagctgaaACAG TTCCAGAGGTCGTACCCGGATGTCTACAGGAGACGCTTCCCGACGGCGGAGAGCGAGGCGACCGCACTCCCAGAAAGGCCTCCTCGCCTGAGGCCCCAGCTGAAGTTCCTGGCCCTTAAGAAATCCTTCCAGCCCTTCCAGAGGAGCTGGAGTTTCAGGGCCTGA